The Sulfolobus islandicus Y.N.15.51 sequence TAAAGTGAGAGCATACATTATAAGGCTTATATCCATCCACTTTACAAATCATTTCGGTTATTAAATTAGCCTCAGAGTAAATTTCTTTATAAACTAAGCTGTTGGGGTTTTGAAGTTGCTCTAGAACATATGTCCAGTTGTGTCCAGATATTAATCCTGGATCTATGCTTGTTCCTACTTTATAGTAGTATTCTGTTATTATGAAAGGAATAGATAGATTTCCATACTCCTCCCACATATTATATATTTGAGTCGGTACTTTATCTAAGGGTTGATAATTTCTGTCTTGGTATTCTATGCCATAAAATGATATGTAGGTACTACTATATGTAGAATTTGCAAAAGTAAAGGTAGGAGTATTGGGATATACATCGGTGGAGCTTGAAAGCATATACTCTAAATTAGAGAAATTCCCAAATCTGAGAAGAGCTATAATTAGAGCCCATCTCTCAGCTGCACAATATGGGCACCATTCTGCACCAACATATATTATAGCTGGTTTACCATTTGATGAGAAGTTAAGTGGTAATACTTTAAAGTAATTGGTAGGTAAGGCACTTATATTATAACCTTGATTACTTATTTCCAGTAACTGATTATATACATCATTCGATATTGATTGACCTATTAAAGGTGAGCTAGTACTCCTTAGCTGTAATAATACACTACCCGCTATCACTATAATAGCTACTATTACTATCGTGAAGTAGATGTATCTTAAGGTTTGTCTTCTCATAGAATATTAAAATTAAAAATTGAATATAAGGTTTGCGTTAGAAACTTTCAAACACATAGTTAAATTTCTGTAATTTAGTATACTATTAGTGATTCAAGAAATGAAAAAAGAACCAAGAGCAGTATCTAATGCGGTTTTTGCAGGAGTAGTAATAGTATTGGTAATAATAGCAGCGATAGGCTTCGTACTATATGCTACAAAACCATCAACTATTTCAACCACATCGCCCCCAACAACCTCCACAACCACCTTAACAGTTACTCAAACGTCTACACAAACTACTACAGCGACAGCAACAATGACAGCCACAGTTACTCAGACTGCTACACAAACTACTACAACAACACAGGTTGTAACTAGGCCAGTTACAGTAAATGCAAGTGGATCGTTTCTCGATGGAAAGGTAATAACATTCTTATATACCAGCCAATTTATGTGCACACCTAATGCTACTGTATTCTTCCCTAATGCTGTAAATCAAAGTAAGGTAGCGATGGGTTGTGAAGTAGGTGCAGGAAATATATCAGCTTTTCCTAAGGGAGCAGAACCAGTATTTGTCCTAGTACCAGCGTTTGCTGGATTATCCATTTTTGGAGTTCAAAGTCTAGGTGCAACTCCTCAAGGATTTCCAACATTCCATTATAATGGACAAAACTATACAATAATAACCCAGTGCGGTGCAGCACTTACTCAAACTGCATGTCCAGATCATATGACTCTAATATACTCTCCAGCGTTTACTGTAGTTGAGCAATACTTAGGTATAAAGAATGGAGTTTTCGGACTACCAGAAGGAGTTTTACCTACACCTGCACATGATCACATAGTAACATTTGCCACTAATACGTCAATACCATGGTATATTGTTGTAGTATTAGTATTTAATCCTAATATCTTTCCTAATCCAATCACTGGACAATGCCAACAAATAGTACCTTCTAACCAAACCAATCCAACTGGATTATGCTTGAATAGTATTAACGCATTAGAACAGGCAATGGGAACTTATGATAGTGCAGTAGCAACTGCTAATGCAAACAATCCCATATGGCAAGCCCTAGGTAAACCCGAACTAGATGTAGTGGTACCTGGAATAAGTTCACCATCTCAGCTATTAACAGCCACTAACTCCAATATGTTACTGTTCTTCAGTGATCCAGCAGTTTATCCATATCCAATTTAATGTTAACTGGTGAGTAAAAGTGAATATAAAGGTGACTATTTTTAATTATATTTTAGATAGGTCTTATATTTTTCTTCTATTCATTCTTTTTATATCTTTAATTTTTCCTATAGTTTCAGCATTCATTAGTCTCATATTTGTGGGTTTACTCTTTCAAGGAATTTATTTAAGAAGACAGAGTTCAGCAAATAGCCCTTATATAGTATTAGAGATACTTTCTATGCTATTATTAATTTATACTGTTCAGTTTTTTGTGTATTTATTAAAAATAACGGATATTGTTCCTTTATCCTACTCCGTAGTAATCTTTCTCTCCTTATATAGGTTAAAGAGAGGAATTAAAAAGAAGACTAATTATTTACAAAATTCAAAAATAGCTTTCGCGTTATTATTATTAGCTTTTTTATTAAGTTGGTTTATTAGTGGGTTTTTAGATTTAAGCCAAGGCAACTTTTCTGTCTTTGGTCAATTTGGCTATTTCTCCTATCCCTTTTTAGCTTTCATGAATTTCATATCAGCTTTTGCATCTGTCACTGCTAGCCCCTGGTTCATGATAGATATGGGAATATGGCTTGGAGTAATTGGCATATTTAGAATAATAGAATATAATAAGATAGAGAATAAAATAAGATATTTGCTAATGATGTTTGCTTATGCGTTCTATAGTATTTACCTCCCAACATTCTCACCCATATCGAGTGAGGTGAAATATATTCCTTATATGTGGTTTAATGGATTAGGAACTTATGGACCAGTTAAATCATCTTACCTGCTAGATGGTATTATAGGAACTTTTACAGTTACAGCAATCCTCTCTTTCATGTTTGGCTCAAGACAAATATGCTCTGTAACGTGCACAGCTCCTTATATGTTGCAAGGGACATTCCTTAATTCTATGAAGAAGTATAACAGATCATCAAAAGTTGGCAGGAACACATTAACATCGAGAATAAGCTCTTGGTATAAATGGATAATAACTATAACATGGATCTCATTGCTAATCTTAGCAATTTTATCATATCTAAAATTTTCAATTTTAGGAAATGATCCAACAATGCTTTATACTAGCTTATATTTTAACGTAATCTGGTACTTCCAATTCATGTTAATGCCATTTTTAGGAAATTACGCTTGTGTAAATAATGGGATATGCGCATGGGGCTCTTTCAATCAATTTTTCGGTTATTTAGGGCTTTTCAAGCTTAAAGTTAGAGATCCGAAAAAATGCTTAACTTGTAAAACAGTAGATTGTGCATATGCCTGCCCAGTAGGATTAACAGATATGAGAGCCTCGTTCATAAAGAAAGGAGAATTTAAGTCATTTAAATGTATAGGTGTTGGAGATTGCGTAGAAGTATGCCCTTATAATAACATAACATTTTATGATGCTAGATCTTGGATAAAAGAAAAGTTACATTCAATAAACTTTAACTTATGAACTACTTGTCCTAATGGAAAGAGTTTCTGCTTTACAGCAAAAAACATTTATGGGAAAAATTTGTAACTTCTTGTCTCCAGTTGTTCGTAAAAGCAAGTAAAGGTGTACACTATCGGATGCCATGAGGAGAATTACCATTTAAAAAACAAATGAATTTACCTTATTATTAATAATATATCCTATTTTATAGTTAGCTTATATACTAAGTGAACTTATATTCTTAGACAAATACTTATCTACGAATACTTGTGGTGTTATCATTTTCTGCAATTCTTTTATCACTGCACTAGGCAATAGTCTACCAAGAAATCCTATATTAACCATCATTGAAGATAAAATAACCAATTGAGAGTTTTCTTCATTTATTTTCTTTATTTTGAATCCAAAATTATATATTAGTTTATCTGCAGTAAATTTATATTCAATGAGATCGATATTTAATTTTGGACCCTCTAACTTTCCCACAATGCTTCGCTTTAAAACTAATCCCATTTTATCTTTACTTAACGGTAAATACAATATAGCCTTATCTCCCATTGGCACAATAACATTTGATATTCCGAATAGCAAATTCGGACTTCTCAGAATATTATACAATATGTCATTTCTTATTCTCAAGTTGAGGCTATCGGAGTGATTTATCCTGTGCCAATTCCTGCTTCTTATATGTTTTTTAAAATCTATTTCTGTCTCAAATGTCGATTCACAGCATGCGTATACCATATGATTTTCTATAAAAAACTTACCTTTATTTTTGTGTTAGAACCTATTTAATGTTTTGTTAAGGATAAAATTATAGATTTACTGAAACATATAATCATATATAATCATTACGTCAGCTGTGCTATCTATTTGCCTAGCTAAATCTATATATTTTCTGGCTCTCTCCATATTATCTGCATAACATACTGTTATTCCAGCATAGCCATCAGTAAATTGCCATAATTTACATTCCTGTAATACTACCGTTATTTCATCTATGTTTTTAGAGAATATAGAGAATATTATGATATCGGTTTTACCTAAATCAATTTGTGGGGCTACAAGTATTAAACCTCTATGCCTTAAATATCTTATGTGTTTTTCGATAATTCTGGAACTAATGTTCATTTTCTTAGAAATTTCAGAAGAAGATAATCTAGGATCTACCTTTAGTATTTCAACTATTTTCTGATCCAAATTAGATGCCCTAAATAGAGATTGCAGAGGGAAATAAGACAAAATTGGTTCTCCTAACTCTTTGGTCATGTAACCTATCTTGTCCTTCAATTCGGTGTTATCTGAAGCATATATTCCGTAAACGTTTAGCCACTCAAGACATTTCAGTTTGAACGATATCCAATCCGCGTCTATATCGGTATAATTCTTAAAAGCAATAAAAATCTGATATTTTCCAAAGAAGTTAGGATTGACGTAAAGTTTAAAGCCCTTTAAAATTCCACTATCCATAAGTTTCTTAAATCTATAATTTAGGCTAGCGGGCGTTAGATTTAATAGTGAAGCTATTCTCCTTTGTGATATTCTCCCGTCTTTTAAAAGGTAAAATAGTATTCTCTTATCAATTATATCCATGCCTTTTTCACACTTTCTTTATACTTTGTTTTATCTTGTTTTTCATATCATCTGAGATTTCTTTCATGTGATGCACATTTTTAGCATGAATCTTTAAAATTTCTAGTATTTCCTCTTCTGAACTCGCTCCTTTTACTTCAAATCCACAATCCATACCAACACTTCCACAACTAAACGCAAACTTCTTCTTCTTCCCTATACCAAATACCATTTTCAACCATATATATTTATGGTATAATTAATATATAACCGTTAATTAGAAGAATTCTTACGCTTTTTTATAAACTTAAACTGAAATTATAATATATGCCAAAATACACATTCAAATGTGAGGACGTAGGAATGGATTGTGGATTTGAAGTAAAAAATGCAGGAAGCGAGGATGAGCTATTAGAAATGCTTAAGATACATGCGAAATCGAGTCACGGAGTTACTTCCATTCCTCCAGATCTATTAAATAAAATAAAACAAAACATAAAAAAGGTCGGGAAGTACTATTTCAGCTGTGCTAGCGTAGGAATGAACTGTGGATTTGAAATTATGGGAGCTCAATCTGAACAAGAATTACTGGAAGAGTTAATGGTACACGCTAAGATGTCACATGGGATGTCATCTATTCCACAAGATACATTAAATAAGATAAAACAAAACATAAAGGAAATGTAAAGTAGTTTTTTATTTTGATTTTTCTCTATTTTTCTTTAGCTTCTCTTTAAAAAGTTTTATAATTATAGGAACATCCATTCTTTAAGTTTATGAGGATTAAGGGGACGAAAAGCTTAACCTGCAGAAATAAATAACCCCTCATATTAAAATCCAAAAGCGCGCTCCCAACGAATATTTCTTAGTGATGCTGACGGCGCATTTAGTTCTTTATTGCGAGAAATAGAAGGAAGAATTAAGGTAGAAATGCTAAGGGGAAAAATCCAGGTAAGTCCGGGTCGATATTATTTAATACTAGATATATTGATAGAGTTATTATTGGAGATCCTTTTCCTACTGAAGAGGAGTTAAATGAATTGGGAGAATCAAAGGGATTATACTAAAATTAGAGTCCTTGTATATCTTGGAATAACTGAAGAGGAAAAGAAGATATTTAATATAAGATTTTCGGACGTGAGAGTTAAAAAATACGCCATAGCGTTAAATAAGAGTATCGAAAAATAATATAAAACAAAAATAATAAAGAGATTTAGAGGATCTGTGGCTGTAATGAATGGAAGGAAGAACGTAGTAGAAGTATTGATATTTAAGAAGGAAGTAGAGGCTGACCCTAGATTTAACGTTATAGGTGAAGTCTCACTTGAAGATATAGATATGTTAGATCATATAGGAGAGGGAATTGACGTTAAATTAATCCCAATATAAATGAAATAAAAATGGATTGATTGCTAACAATTTTATTTATAATCAAATTCTCTTGATGGGAATAGTGCACCAACTATTACAAAATTTGGGGCGTTCAGTAATAAACCTTTCGGTCAAACTTCAAGCATAGTATTAGCTAACATTGCCACGTGAGTCCTTTCAACCCATGTGGTGATTCGGGGGAAGGGTTCACCTATTTAGGCTCACAAGGCCTATACCAAACACTCCATATAATCCTAGCCAACTTTCTAGTCAAAGCAGCAGACAACTTCCTATCGTGAAGTCTATTCCTATGAGACTCGTAAAACTCAACAAAGTAGGGTTTCTCGAAGAATTCACCTCTGCTAAAAAGTAAAGCAAGCTCCTCAAGTACTTATTACCCCTCTTCGAAATACCCCTACTTATTATAGCCCTCCCACTCCTATATGCGTGAATTTTATCACAATGTTCAGTCCGACGGTAGGGGAGGGTCACGCCACACCCCGAAGACTCTGCTTCAGATAGTGCCTCGACCATGTTTCCTCAGCCGAGGAGAGATTACTCTCCCCGACTAATATACCTATATAGTCGATAGTGTCGTTATTAAGTTACAAATTTATTAAATAGAGGATTCTCCGATAGAGTATAACCTAGTTCAGATTCTCAGAGACGCTTTTTTTACGTTAAGGTATAAATTTATAGCTTAATAACGACACTATCGACACACTCCGTGAACTCAATAAATTAAAAAACTTATTAGAATAAAATGCGATAAATATTTATGGATTCAACAATAATGGACTACAATCTCAATATAAAATCCATATTTTGGAGAATAGAAAAATTGTATAAAGATAAGGAGATTATATCTCGAACCCATGAGGGAATAGTCCGTTATACATATTCTGATTTCGCATTAAGGGTCAGGAAATTAGCATCTCTCTTGAAGGCTAATAGTATAGCAAGTGAAACGGTTGCCTCAATAGCATGGAATACTCATAGACATTTAGAGTTGTACTTCGCAGTTCCTTTACTAGGTGGGGTTTTGCATACAGTTAATGTAAGGTTTCACGAATCTGAAATGGATTATGTAGTTAAGGCAATAGGAGACAGAGCGGTATTTATGGACAAGGACATAACTTATAAGAATTCCACTTTACCTACTTTCATTTTTGACGAAAGATATGATGAAGATATAAATTCACAAGAACCGACTAGGAACTTTCCTGACGTAGACGAAAGGCAAGGTGCAATAGCTTGTTTTACTTCGGGTACAACCGGGAAGCCAAAGGGAGTTGTATACAGTCATAGGAGTATATTCATTCATTCATTATCACTATTAGCAGCTGACGTACTAGGTATTTCATCTTCTGAAACAGTAATGCCAATAGTTCCCATGTTTCACATATCAGCATGGGACTTACCATTTGCGTCACTTATGACCGGGGCAAAATTAGTTCTACCTGGTCCTAGGCCTAAGGCTGAGGATATAGTAAAATTGATAAAAGAATTTAAGGTCACGGTAGGAGCTGGAGCTCCTACTGTCTGGATTGATGTGGTAAATTATGTGGAAAGGGAGAATCTGGACCTACCACTGAAAGTCGTAGTTACTGGTGGTGCTGAGCCACCATTAGGATTGATCAAGAAACTGAAGGAACTTGGAGTTAAGACTTATCATGCGTGGGGAATGACTGAAACTGAGGCAATAGCTACAGTAAACAAGAGCGATAATATAGAGAGGATCTCGGAACAAGGCTACCCAATTCCAGCATTTGAGGTTACACTAATGGACCCAGAGGGAAATGAGTTACCTTGGGATGGAAAATCGACAGGTGAGTTAGTGACAAGAGGGGCGTTTGTAACTAAAAGGTATCTTAACGATAAATCCGATACACAAATTAGGTGGTTTAGGACTGGAGATGTAGCAAGGATAAATCCTGACGGAAGTGTAAAAGTTGTAGACCGGCTAAAGGATTTAATTAAAAGTGGTGGAGAGTGGATAAGCAGTGTTGATCTAGAAAACGCCATCATGACATATGAGAAGGTGTTAGAAGCAGTAGTTGTTGGAGTTAAGGATGAGAAGTGGGGCGAGAGGCCAATAGCTCTTGTTGTGAAAAAACCAGGGAGAGATGTTAGTGAACATGAAATTATAGAATATTTGAAGTCGTTAAATAAATTTCCAAAATGGTGGTTGCCAGACAAGATAATATTTGTTGATTCAATACCAAAAACTAGTACTGGCAAACTCGACAAGAAATTAGTAAGGGATCAGCTGAGATCAATGATAGAAAGTAGCAAGTGAACGCTCTACACTTATAAGTAAAGAAGGAGAGTTAATATTATGCAATATACTATTCATGCAATAACCCACAACAAATGGGATAATTCCTTACCTCCAATTACGACGATAAGTGATGGGGATATTATAACAGTAGAGACTAAAGAGGCCTCTGATGGCCAAGTTACGCCCTCATCTACAGAAAAGGATCTACTAAAACTAGACTTCTCTAAGATTCACCCATTAACCGGTCCCATAGAGGTAAAGGGGGCAGAACCTGGAGATGCTTTAGAAATAGAGTTTCTGGATTTTAGGCATAAGGGGTGGGGATGGACTGGAGTACTTCCTGGATTTGGATTTCTTGCTGATGAACAATATACTGGACCTATAGATCTCCAAGGCCCTGCCCTCAAGATTTGGAAAGTTGATGAGAGATACGCTTACGCCAAGTTTGGTGATTTAAATGTTAAAGTCCCCATATATCCTTTCCCTGGTGTAATAGGTACTGCATTACCATATAGGGGAAAGCTGAGTACAATACCTCCCAGAGAAAACGGAGGAAACATGGACATAAAGCACTTAACCATAGGCACGAAGTTATATCTCCCAGTGTTTGTAAGTGGAGCGCTACTTTCCATAGGTGATACTCACTTGGCTCAAGGAGATGGTGAGGTATGTGGAACTGCAATAGAGGCTCCCATGGAGGTTACAATGAAGGTTAGGTTAATTAAAAATGTTGGTCTAACTCAACCACTCTTCGTAGCCAAGAAAGTAAAGGAAATGGAATATGACGAATACATAGCTTATCCCGGTATAGATCCTAACTTGTGGAATGCGGCAAAAAAGGCTATTAAGGGAATAATCTCTATGTTGTCCAAACACATGGCCCCAGTAGAGGCTTACATATTGACTAGTGTTGCAGTAAATCTTAGGGTCAGTGAGGTAGTCGATGTTCCCAACTGGATAGTTACAGCGTATTTACCGAAAAATATCTTCGACACGAATGTGGATGTGTTCTGATTAAGTTTAAATACTTTAAAAGGTTTAAATCTTATATTTCTATATTTTGGAAAAATATTCAAGATAACCGTTTTATGATAGAGTTGTGAAGGAAAATAAGGAATTAGCTAAGGGTATCGTTTCGTTTAGATAAGTTGTTACTTAAGGTATTGGTAGTCCCCTGCAATGGCTAGTCTAGTGACACTAACTGAAGGCGCTACTTATGTCTCAATTCCTTCGGCAGTTCTAATTGTAACTTTAGAGTGCTATTAGATACAACCAGATTATCCATTACTGGTAGGTATGTTCAAGAGTGCAAGTGGATATATACCTCTATTTCCGCTGGGTTAGTAAGAGCTAAAGGTTTCATTTCAACAGCATCTATTAACGCCTAGTATTGGCTAGTGGTCACATTATTTATATATGGATGGTAAATGACGCGATTTATAAAATGCTTGCAAATAAGAAAGCAAGTGAAACTTAAAATTTTAAAATCTAAACTTTATTGGATATTTCCACAAAGAATTGAAAAGCTTGTGGCATTTGGGATTGCATGAATATTAAATAATTGTCCTTAATTCCTACAAAGTAGTAAACACTACCATACTGACTAACGAAGCTCAAATTAAAGTACTTCACACCATTAATGGTTGATACTGTGACGTTCTGTCCAGTGCTTCTCAATAAATAGGTAAATAGTGATGATATGTTTGACGAGTTCGCTAGATCTATTGAGATATATGAGTTGTTATACATTATGGTTTCGAAATAAAGGGTGTAGTTTTTAGTTATAGCGTTGCCGAACTCCAAGAGTGAAACGCTACTATTAGCTGGGAATAATAGCTGGTTGAGCTCTGGTTTAAGACCATTTCCACTCTTCAAGGTTTCTATTTCTAGGTTCTCTATACTACTCAAGTCAAACTTGCTTGAGTTACCGGTTATGTTTGCGGAAACCAGATACTTTCCAATCTTAACTCCTTTTAATGTTGTGGTTGAGGAGTTCAATTGAATTACATTGAGCGTTATGGTTTGATTTCCCTTTTGGATGTATTCTTGAAATAAAGCTGTACCTCCAGGGTATTGCCGGTTAACTGCACTACTGTAATTCTCCTCAAATAAACCAGTTATGTTCCACCCATTCCCTAAAATTGAAGAAATTTGGTTTTGGTCAGGAAATACCACTTTTGTCAAATTTGTCTGCTGTTGTGAAACATTATGAATCAGAATAACAATACCAGATACAATTAATATAACGGCAATAACTGCGACCAAAATTATATATAACTTCATGCTAATTAGTCTATGCTGAATATAATAAAGTTATTTTTACAACCGAAAGCCTTGAGGGCAGGGAGCTCCGGTATAAAAACTTTTCCTTGAAAATCGAGCGTAGTCTACACTACTTACGCAAGTGATGAAACCTGCTTTACTCAACGTTAAACTGCTTATTATAGTACAGTTAATTTATCTTTTGATACATCTATTCCTGCAACTGGGGCCTCCATGTATACTCACCCTTATGTTTTATTCGGGCTTTAAGCCCAACTTCCGGTTCGAATTGGAGGAGGCCAAGCTCACCGACGGGCTTTACGCTCAAGGGAATCAACGGCCTACACCCCAGTCAGATCTGTATTACTCAGATCTGACTAATATGTTTTATATAAGGAAATCAGAACAAGGTAAGAAGCCTTAGGGAGAAGAAGAAGTTGCTAAATTAATGTTTACCTCTTTTTCCATTAATTTCATTTCTCCATACACTTCATCTTCGTAGAACCTTAACTTGAAGCCCAGCTTTCTCCCAATTTTTATCATTGGAGTATTCTCTGGTAAGGTGTAGAATTTTATCGCACTTAAACCACACTTTTTAGCCTCCTCAATTAGTGTTTTAACTAGCAAAGTTCCTATGCCTAGAGCCCTATAA is a genomic window containing:
- a CDS encoding DUF929 domain-containing protein, with translation MRRQTLRYIYFTIVIVAIIVIAGSVLLQLRSTSSPLIGQSISNDVYNQLLEISNQGYNISALPTNYFKVLPLNFSSNGKPAIIYVGAEWCPYCAAERWALIIALLRFGNFSNLEYMLSSSTDVYPNTPTFTFANSTYSSTYISFYGIEYQDRNYQPLDKVPTQIYNMWEEYGNLSIPFIITEYYYKVGTSIDPGLISGHNWTYVLEQLQNPNSLVYKEIYSEANLITEMICKVDGYKPYNVCSHFMQDSSNSSPLYLVPSLPSQRRDSSVSSSLIPPLIREYISHFVSSQKAPT
- a CDS encoding 4Fe-4S binding protein — protein: MNIKVTIFNYILDRSYIFLLFILFISLIFPIVSAFISLIFVGLLFQGIYLRRQSSANSPYIVLEILSMLLLIYTVQFFVYLLKITDIVPLSYSVVIFLSLYRLKRGIKKKTNYLQNSKIAFALLLLAFLLSWFISGFLDLSQGNFSVFGQFGYFSYPFLAFMNFISAFASVTASPWFMIDMGIWLGVIGIFRIIEYNKIENKIRYLLMMFAYAFYSIYLPTFSPISSEVKYIPYMWFNGLGTYGPVKSSYLLDGIIGTFTVTAILSFMFGSRQICSVTCTAPYMLQGTFLNSMKKYNRSSKVGRNTLTSRISSWYKWIITITWISLLILAILSYLKFSILGNDPTMLYTSLYFNVIWYFQFMLMPFLGNYACVNNGICAWGSFNQFFGYLGLFKLKVRDPKKCLTCKTVDCAYACPVGLTDMRASFIKKGEFKSFKCIGVGDCVEVCPYNNITFYDARSWIKEKLHSINFNL
- a CDS encoding winged helix-turn-helix transcriptional regulator — protein: MDIIDKRILFYLLKDGRISQRRIASLLNLTPASLNYRFKKLMDSGILKGFKLYVNPNFFGKYQIFIAFKNYTDIDADWISFKLKCLEWLNVYGIYASDNTELKDKIGYMTKELGEPILSYFPLQSLFRASNLDQKIVEILKVDPRLSSSEISKKMNISSRIIEKHIRYLRHRGLILVAPQIDLGKTDIIIFSIFSKNIDEITVVLQECKLWQFTDGYAGITVCYADNMERARKYIDLARQIDSTADVMIIYDYMFQ
- a CDS encoding DUF1059 domain-containing protein translates to MVFGIGKKKKFAFSCGSVGMDCGFEVKGASSEEEILEILKIHAKNVHHMKEISDDMKNKIKQSIKKV
- a CDS encoding DUF1059 domain-containing protein, whose translation is MPKYTFKCEDVGMDCGFEVKNAGSEDELLEMLKIHAKSSHGVTSIPPDLLNKIKQNIKKVGKYYFSCASVGMNCGFEIMGAQSEQELLEELMVHAKMSHGMSSIPQDTLNKIKQNIKEM
- a CDS encoding phospho-sugar glycosidase domain-containing protein, producing MKRFRGSVAVMNGRKNVVEVLIFKKEVEADPRFNVIGEVSLEDIDMLDHIGEGIDVKLIPI
- a CDS encoding long-chain fatty acid--CoA ligase, translated to MDSTIMDYNLNIKSIFWRIEKLYKDKEIISRTHEGIVRYTYSDFALRVRKLASLLKANSIASETVASIAWNTHRHLELYFAVPLLGGVLHTVNVRFHESEMDYVVKAIGDRAVFMDKDITYKNSTLPTFIFDERYDEDINSQEPTRNFPDVDERQGAIACFTSGTTGKPKGVVYSHRSIFIHSLSLLAADVLGISSSETVMPIVPMFHISAWDLPFASLMTGAKLVLPGPRPKAEDIVKLIKEFKVTVGAGAPTVWIDVVNYVERENLDLPLKVVVTGGAEPPLGLIKKLKELGVKTYHAWGMTETEAIATVNKSDNIERISEQGYPIPAFEVTLMDPEGNELPWDGKSTGELVTRGAFVTKRYLNDKSDTQIRWFRTGDVARINPDGSVKVVDRLKDLIKSGGEWISSVDLENAIMTYEKVLEAVVVGVKDEKWGERPIALVVKKPGRDVSEHEIIEYLKSLNKFPKWWLPDKIIFVDSIPKTSTGKLDKKLVRDQLRSMIESSK
- a CDS encoding acetamidase/formamidase family protein codes for the protein MQYTIHAITHNKWDNSLPPITTISDGDIITVETKEASDGQVTPSSTEKDLLKLDFSKIHPLTGPIEVKGAEPGDALEIEFLDFRHKGWGWTGVLPGFGFLADEQYTGPIDLQGPALKIWKVDERYAYAKFGDLNVKVPIYPFPGVIGTALPYRGKLSTIPPRENGGNMDIKHLTIGTKLYLPVFVSGALLSIGDTHLAQGDGEVCGTAIEAPMEVTMKVRLIKNVGLTQPLFVAKKVKEMEYDEYIAYPGIDPNLWNAAKKAIKGIISMLSKHMAPVEAYILTSVAVNLRVSEVVDVPNWIVTAYLPKNIFDTNVDVF